The Dioscorea cayenensis subsp. rotundata cultivar TDr96_F1 chromosome 16, TDr96_F1_v2_PseudoChromosome.rev07_lg8_w22 25.fasta, whole genome shotgun sequence sequence TATTTTGTTcccaattaaatttaatttgcaGAACTTGTGTTTGCAGGTTACTAAAGAGGAATTGGCTAGTAACAAGGAACTAGATCATTTCCGAAAACATGTAACAAGTCTCGCTGCGCTAGACTTCTTGGTTTGCTTAAAGTCCGATGTATTTGTGATGACTCACGGTGGCAATTTTGCCAAGCTGATAATTGGAGCCCGTAGATACATGGGACATCGTCTGAAATCCATAaagccggacaaggggatcatGTCGAAATCTTTTGGGGACCCCTACATGGGATGGGCACCTTTCGTCGATGATGTTGTGGTGACACACCAGACCCGAACTGGTCTTCCTGAGGAGACATTTCCTAACTATGATTTGTGGGAGAATCCTCTAACACCATGCATGTGTAGAGCATAGGTCGAAAaacaatgttattatttttttgctgcTGTTTCTGTCTAGTTTTTTTTTGGCACAGAAAACGCTCATGTATTGTTTGTAATAGTTTTCAGAAGTTATGGTGAATATTGGCCTTCTCACTATTGATTCACCTTTAAATGTAGgctgtttcttttttgttttgtaaatttatatttgcttgttttaatatttgtttttctacattataaaactttttttaaggTTGAAGCATTGAGTGAAGTATTTGCCATTTGAAATTTCTTGGTTTGTTTGATCAGTATGTGTTTGATGGTTCATGCATATATTTCAATCTTGATGTAgtaaaagcaaaagcaaaagcaaaatcAGTGCTCAATAATGATTCAATTATGTGAGATTCTAATTCCAATAAAGTGATGGcaattggtttatttatttatttatttattttttttgagtcGATGGTTTGACAAAGTTGTTGTTTAATGCATTGTTTAAGCTattgaatttaatttgatgtCAAAGTAAATAGATTTGTATGATGAAGCAAAATAGATGAATCTGCCAAGGTTAGAGCGAATATTATTATGTACAGAAAAACTAAAGTAATAATCATTTTCCTAATTTAAGTActatagtaaatttttttagggaaaatttcGTTAAAGTGTCTTGAAGAGTTTCAAACTTTCACTGCAGaagccaattttttttaatccttgatGTTACTTCCGTCAATTAAATGGatgaaaaatatcacaaatgcCCATATCTTACTTGATGTTACTTCCGTCAGTTAAATGGatgaaaaatatcacaaatgcCTATATCTTAAATGAAAAGGTATAAACAAAAGTTTTCTCTTCAAATCACATCATATTAAATGTGATGTATGGCAAAGAAGCTTTTTTGTCTGATACTTTTGTCGTTTAgactctttctttttttcattcttctcattcttcttcaactttttcTTTGCCATCTTGTTTGGGTTGCCGAAACTTCAacttcttcttttcatcttgTTTGGGTTGCCCATTGAAAATAACAACATGTacgttcttcttcttcttcttcttcctattaATTTTCATGCTTTTGCGGGTGTGGAAACTTACAagcttcttatttttcatgtttttgtggCTGTGGAATCTTACAaccttcttcttatttttcatatttttgtaacTATGGGATCTTACaagctttttgaaatttcatgtagATGTCatcaattttcatgtttttgcatGTGTGGAAACTTACAagcttcttcttatttttcatgtggAATCTTACAaccttcttctta is a genomic window containing:
- the LOC120279204 gene encoding protein PECTIC ARABINOGALACTAN SYNTHESIS-RELATED-like — protein: MVPFAIFKKLYPLPTSRDRMIIIFVTKEELASNKELDHFRKHVTSLAALDFLVCLKSDVFVMTHGGNFAKLIIGARRYMGHRLKSIKPDKGIMSKSFGDPYMGWAPFVDDVVVTHQTRTGLPEETFPNYDLWENPLTPCMCRA